Within Portunus trituberculatus isolate SZX2019 chromosome 3, ASM1759143v1, whole genome shotgun sequence, the genomic segment caccagcaacaccactgtctgtctgtctgtctgtctgtctgtctgtctcgagTACTTTTTAAATATCTAGtagggtgtttctgtgtgttatttgtctgtctgtctgtctgtctgtgtaggTGAGCATTTGTATAGTAAAAATTATGTAGTGTGtattcttaattcttcttcttcttcttcttcttcttcttcttcttcttcttcttcttcttcttcttcttcttcttcttcttcttcttcttcgttttttcttcttcctcttcgtttttcttctactttttctattcttcttcgtcctttttctacatttcatacttgtcctcctcctcctcctcctcctcctcctcctcctcctcctcctcctcctcctcctcctcctcctcctcctcctcctcttctttgtattacatctttcttccttctctgcagTCTCACACCtttacaccctcctcctcctcctcctcttcctcctcctcctcctcctcctcacctgtacTAATTAAggtgatgagaaaaagaatgtcaCCCTTACCTGAGTTTAGCaattaagaaagaaatttgTATTTATATCGTGTTAAATATAagatacccctctctctctctctctctctctctctctctctctctctctctctctctctctctcgctctcgctctctgtgtacatatatgtgtgtttgtctgtgcgtgtgtgtgtcgagtgagtgtaataatgataataatagtaataataatgatagtgataatgcgagtctctctctctctctctctctctctctctctctctctctctctctctctctctctctctctgaagtgttTTTTGCAATAATAAGTTAGCTAACTGGTAAAGTCTTCGCTCTCCtccaaaaactacaaaaaatgatgaaaaatgaataaaaaaatgatagagaggaggaaagaaatgaatgcaGTGAATTAGATGACGAAGAAAATGGTAACGACTATTAATGATCGACAGACCATTATAGCAGTGtagtcaccattattattagcgCTGTACCATTAACAGTAaccattaataacaataataacagtaataatagttcTAGGAcgtaaatagtaataacaataataataataataataataataatagtaataataacaataataataataataatggtaataacaataatagttatAGTACCGTATCAGTTATAGTAATTAagataatggtaacaataatggtagttgtagttgtagttgtaatagtgataatgataataatgataataataatgatcatagaTTCTTaagaaatagcgataaaattatcttcctcctcctcctcctcctcctcctcctcctcctcctctcgtattTATTGTAATATGACGAATTATATTGTAATGTCTAtgtaaatattttctctctctctctctctctctctctctctctctcatccacactctcacacacacacacacacacacacacacacacacacacacacacacacacacacacacacacacacacattgtacagCTTTTAATATATGCAAGAAATAAATTAGAAGGAATATgaatagaacaacaacaacaacaacaataataataataataataataataataataataataataataataataataatgaataaagaaaaggtggaagtTTGAAGTCAATTTaatgaaataaagttaaaaaataaaataagtgatctttttcatcttaaaaataaataattaggcATTTAGTAatagtatgtctgtctgtatgtctgtctgtatgtctgtgtgtctgtctgtatgtgtgtgtgtgtgtgtgtgtgtgtgtgtgtgtgtgtgtgtgtcctacctgtctgtctgtctgcctttgtgtctgtctgtctgtctgtctgtgtgtctcgcCAAGTAAGGTCCCATTTTCTGTAAATACTCCAATTTAAgacaaactaaactaaactttaaaaaaactgaaaaaaaaccaaaaaaaaacattattattattattatcattacacttAGCGCCAAAAATAATGGGGGAATGggtaatggggaggaggaggctataATGGCACAAAAGGACCTATTTAATACCCCCACACCCATTAACTGACAAAATACCCCCTGAAAGATAATGGGTCAGGAATATAATGGGTTTTAATGGGTGTACTAGCATGAGTGACTTAAATAGGTTAGCAATGGGTGAGAAATCCATGAATAGGTGAATAGGTGGGTGAGTCAAGGTTGTAATGGGTCTAAATGGGTGAAAGAGAGTGTATTTCCCCCATTAACTCGTGTGGTAATGGGTAATGGGTGAATGAATGGGGAAAGCTGGAATATATAGGAATGTGAGACTGGAATGGGTAGAAATGGGTGAGGTGAGTGTCTGTTTATAATGGGGAGAAATAATGGGTAAAAGATATGTTaggactgctctctctctctctctctctctctctctctctctctctctctctctctctctctctctctctcctcctcctcctcctcctcctccgttcgtCGATTGTGtaatagaaatgtaaaaagaaagaaataagaaaaattcgatattatttctctgttttatttatccctggaagtaaaagtagtagtagtagtagtagtagtagtagtagtagtagtagtgatggtggtacgtgggatagtggtagtggtagtagtagtagcagtagtagcagtggcaatggtggtggtggtggtgggatagtggtagtggtggtaatagtagtagtagtagtagtagtagtagtggcgatggtggtggtggtgctgggatagtagtagtagtagtagtagtagtaacaattatACACGATAGAAACAGTGGTAGCggcagtactagtaatagtaacagtagtagcggcagtaatagtaatagtagaagtaataatagtcaAAACTTAAACAACTACCGACTGAAGAATAGAAACTAAAAAAGACATGTTAGAAAATTATAGGAAACAATTTACATGCTgaataatgtataaaaaataacagaaatagaataaaaaaataaatgaaaagtgaaacaaataaaaacctaAACAACTAGTAAATGAATCacagaaacataaaagaaacatgTTGTAAAATTACCAGAAAACAATTTAAATACTgaataatgtaataaaaagcaacaaaaatagaataaaaatataataaatgaatggacAGATCCCTCAGCCTTCCTCGCAGTGTTACCAGACTCAAGTTTATCCTTAAGAACTTTTATCAAATTCTAAAACATTACTACAAAAATATCTGAAGTTTAATGAATTGGaaggatattttctttatatttttacgcttttatttatttacacatttatctattctttaatccatttgtttatttattattatatttcacgAGAACcatttggcaacactgcttcTCATCAAGCTGGAAAGATGGCGGCTGTGAGGTTAATCCGGCAAGCACAGGTGAGTATATATCGCTTAATTTTTACTCTTCCAGGCTTTGTCCATGCGGGAAATTCAATGTAGAGATAAATAAAGCCTTGAGGAATGAGTGGGTGGCTTGTGAATGCTCAATAACCTtgggaaatgtgagaaaaatggCGTTGAAATAGGGTAAACAAAATCAAGCCGGCTGAGGGGAGGtggtaaagggagggaaggctgaTGGtcatgatttttattatttatttatttattgtttaatgACGGTGCAGAGCGGCGCGCGGCGGTACTCCACGGGCCCCCTCAAGGATGTGGTCATTGCTAGCGCTGTCAGGACGCCCATGGGATCCTTCAGGTATGTATAGGACCtcccccgttctctctctctctctctctctctccacataatGTTCTATGTTATTGTTGCGTAGTTTTTGTAATGACAGTGTTAGGGTGTTGGAGGTGGGCAGTGTTatggggtggggtggtggtggggtggcaGCGTTACAATTTGTGGTGCAGGGTGCGGCGCCTCCAGTGTTTGGTGAGTTTGGCGGAGTGTTGTGGCAGGGACACTGAACTTGCCAGTCAGATGATGTCATGTTACTGTAGGTCAGGAGGGACAGTCAGTTGACCGGAGGTGGGCGGCATCCACTGAGGGAATGTCACAGGGCGTGTGTCCCTGCAGGCTGGCGTGGTGCCTCCCAGGGGATCCATGTTGGTGCTGGGGATCAAAGGTTACAATTGATTTATACTGGGCGGCCGCCAGCAGGACACCCGCCTGGGGTGTGCTGCCCACCCTGGGGTACTTCCACCATTATGTTCAGTGCTTTTTACCACTTCACCCCAAAACTAACCAAGCCACCCCATTCACaacccttcatttatttttaccccttagaaacatcattttttttttcacctgcaCCCCTCTAGACACCCCAAATTTTACACTGCTTCACCCCATAACTAAGTGTGCAGTGTGGCCGGTGTCTTCCCCTTGTTCCTGTTTAAGTCTGCCTGGAATACCGGTGGGAGTAGGTTGGGGGTGCTGTGGTAGTGTTAAGGGGGACGGGTGCTGTGGTAGTGTTAAGGTGGGGCGGGGTGCTGTGGCAGTGTTAGTAGCTGTGTGCTGTTAGGGTGGCAGTGTTAATGGATAATAAAGACAACATAAGGCTTTCATTCCATCACCCAGCCCTGTCTTACCCCAccgtcccctccctccctcaggtcTTCCCTGGCGTCCCTGCGTGCCCCTGAGCTGGGGGCCGTGGCAGTGAAGGCGGCGGTGGAGAGGGCCGGCATTGACCCCAAGGCTGTgcaggaggtgagagggagagggagagagggaaagatagaaatgtacattgatagatagaaaaataggaacAATTATaaacagactcacacacacacacacacacacacacctaatgtcttcctttgttcctcagGTATACATGGGCAACGTGGTGACAGCTGGGTCAGGTCAGGCCCCCACCAGGCAGGTCACCCTCTTTGCCGGCCTTGACAAGTCCACCCCGTGCACCACTATCAACAAggttagtctgtgtgtgtgtgtgtgtgtgtgtgtgtgtgtgtgtgtgtgtgtgtgtgtgtgtgtgtgtgtgtgtgtgtgtgtgtgtacctttacCTAACCCGAGGCAACCCTTACAGGTGTGTGCGTCAGGGATGAAGTCGGTGATGATGGCATCGCAGGCCATCATGTGTGGCAGccaggaggtgatggtggcgggGGGCATGGAGAGCATGAGTCAGGTGCCATACTACATGCCCAGGGGTGACACAGCATATGGCGGGGTGAAGCTGCTGGTGAGTTGGGGGTCtgcaggggtgaaggggtgtaTAGAGAGgtggaaatagtgaaggttagTAAGTGGGGTGACTGAATTAGTTTTGGGGTGAAGGGGTGTAAAAATGATGTTTCAAAGGGGTGAAAATAAGTGAAGGGTAGTGAGTGGGGTGACTGAGTGGGGAGTTTTCAGTACGGATCCAGCAGATGTCACCGCTGCTACTCGTCCCTTGCTGACATGAGCtgaattattgttgttttttatctCATGCacatacagatgcagggaacaCTGATTATGATGATACTGTTCACATTCTGCTTCTACTTTTAAATATCCTGTAGCGATGAATAAATTTAGAAGTTAGTCAGAACAGAAATCCGTctcaacctcttcctctttcttttcctctcctcttcaacatcttccttatcctccttcacttgtccatcaccaccaccaccccaggaCGGCATAGTGTTTGACGGACTGACAGACGTGTACAACAAGATCCACATGGGCAACTGCGGAGAGAACACTGCAAAGAAACTCGGCATTACTCGGGAACAGCAGGATGAgtatggtgagtgtgtgtgtgtgtgtgtgtgttttggttatagtatctttctatttatttatttatttatttatttttatttctttttttattattttttttctcatgttcttgtttttcttttgtttatttctttgtgtcctatttgtttatttatttatttattttttatttatttatttttttttttgctctttttttattcagtttttgttGATATctccttgtttgtttctttctttctcttgcctttcattctttctctaatttacaagtttcctttctctctcttctttttctagattttttttctctcctttttctatctttatctctcaccatccctctctccctccatttgctcctctcctctccatccctttttgccttccttctcttctctcctctctcctctcctctcctctcctctccatccctttttcactctctcttctccatccctcccttctctcctcttctctcctttcctctccatccctttcttctcctctccttttctctcccatcttcctcctgttcATAGCCACCTTcccactctcacctctccctctctctccctcagcatTGGAGAGCTACAGGAGGTCGGCGGAGGCGTGGAAGAGTGGAGCGATAAAGGAGGAGATAGTGGAGGTGACgataaaggggaagagagggaagccaGACACAGCAGTAGTGGAGGACGAGGAATACAAGAAAGTGAATTTTGAGAAGTTTAAAAAGTTGGCCACAGTTTTTcaggtgagtgagagtgagagggagggaggtgtgaggatgagtgagggagaggaagggagagggatagagaatgagtgagaggaagggagagggatagaggatgagtgggagggagagagatagaggatgagtgagagagaggaagggagagggatagaggatgagagagagagaggaagggagagggatagaggatgagtgagggagaggaagggagagggatagaggatgagtgagggagaggaagggagagggatagaggaTGAGTGAGGGATaaagaatgagtgagagagaggaagggagagggataggatgagtgacaaggagagagagagtggggatggGTGAAAatggttgattgattgatgaggatgtaaattttgatgtttttcgtaaaggtggtggtgtgagtgttttgggagagggagtgagaggaagctGTGAAGccagagagaaagtaagagttatggggagagagagagagagagacataaaaagaatgaaatagaaaaaaaaaactgataacacAAATAAGACAAACATAAGTACTATTCTTGTCACCCAATCACCTCACCCCCGTCCACTCACCCCCTGACCCCCACAGCGCGAGGGTGGCACAGTGACAGCCGGCAACGCATCCACACTGAATGACGGAGCTGCAGCGTGTGTGTTGATGAgtgcggcggcagcggcggcacaGGGTGTCACTCCACTGGCCAGGGTGGTGGGGTTCTGTGACGCTGCTACTGACCCCATTGACTTCCCCATCGCTCCAGCCCTTGCTACGCCTAAGGTAATGGGGGGAAGGGTGTGGGTGGGAAGATAATGGGGGAAGATCGTAATGGGGGGGTCTGAAAGGGTGTGTGCTTCTTCTCCtctgccttttcctcctcctcctcctcctctccatggATTTTGAAGGTCATAAGGATCTGCAGTGGTGATGGAAGGGCTGtcattggggaggaggaggagggggaggagggtaaTGGTGGAagatggtgtttggtgtgtgagtgggagagggaaggtgtgtaGTTCTGTTCTGTATGGTTATTAGGTTATGAAGGGTCAGGTCAGGTAAATCTGTTCCAAAATGTTCTGACCTGTGAAGCTTGaatagcctaacctaacccaaacttaatctaacctaacctaacctaccctaacctaacctaacctaccctaccctaccctaccctaccctaccctaccctacccaatctatcttaacctaagcaaacccaacccaaacttaacctaacctaacctactccaatctaacttaacctaacctaacaaacccactatcttccccttcccccacaGCTGCTGGAGATGACAGGGGTTCGGGCAGAGGATGTGGCGCTGTGGGAGGTGAACGAGGCCTtcagtgtggtggtgctggccaACATGAAGCTGTGTGACCTCGACCCAGCCAAGGTCAATGTGCATGGTGGCGCTGTGTCCCTCGGCCATCCTATTGGGtcagtatttgtgtgtgtgtgtgtgtgtgtgtgtgtgtgtgtgtgtgtgtttgccttctTCATGTAATAACTTGTCTGTTCTCCtgtcttatttctctttgtctatccttttctcagccttccttcttcttgtccttctactcgtctttcctttactcttctgcCTTTCCTCTGCTTATCTATCCTTTTCCAGCCTTCCTTCTATCTGTCGGCCACTCATCcatctttacctttccttagTTGTGAAAAGCTCTCCtaatttttctctatcctccagtctccttcattcttcctcctgcctTGTCTCTCGTCCATCATCCTTCTTAAGctttttccatcctctctctctctctctctctctctctctctctctctctctctctctctctctctctctctctctctctctctctctctctctctctctctctctctctctctctctctcttcacagtcACTCATGTTTTCCAGCCTTCCAGTGTCTTTCCCCATCCTCTATTCTGCATCTCAGCCCATTTTCTCACTCTCTATCACTGTTATCTAtgtttattttatcctttcccCAATGGCATATCTCTTCTACTTCTCATCCTGCTCCTCTGTCTTCCTTCATATACTgacacacctcctccttcttttctttctcctcctccctttcctttgtttattttatcttttcctcattgCATATCATTTTtacccttcctccatctctctgtccttctccaTGTACtgacacctcctccctcctcctcttccttcaatagCATGTCCGGGGCACGCATTGTGGTTCATCTGGCCCACTCCCTCAAGCCTGGCCAGAAAGGGGTGGCCTCCATCTGCAACGGGGGAGGAGGAGCGTCTGCCATCATGATAGAGAGGCTGTGAGTCTTTGGTAGtgtctgagagaaagagagagagagagaaggggtgagtTAGTGTGAtagatgtgatgtgatgtgtgatAGATGAGTGGATAGAGAGAGGTTACTAAATGTGCAAGACTTACTTTACTTCAGTCACAGTGccattagttagtcagtcaggtaCAGAGTGCAACAAAAGTATTCGTATTTGTATTCATAAGTCACCTCGCTACAGTGTCGTAAAGAAGTTattagtgtgagagagagagagagaaagagagtgtgttATCTGTAGCAGGTGTAGTGGCATTACTTGGGTGTACTGAAGGTGTAGCTACTAATAAGTTAATCTCACCTGTATGACTTGTATTATGGTGTATTAGATTAATAAAAGTTGTATTTTTTCAAAGGTACAAGTTTTATTCACCTTTACTGGGAATAACTACTTTTTtgcactctttttcttctttgcacttttatttttttcttctatttattattagtgTGGTGTATTGTATTCATGGTGTGTATTTGTTACCCACTGCCTGCCTGTtggtggtggcagaagcaacAGTGACAGTAAGCCAGGCAGTCCGTTCTAGCCGGTGGAGTGGGcacaagatggtg encodes:
- the LOC123509064 gene encoding acetyl-CoA acetyltransferase, mitochondrial-like isoform X2 gives rise to the protein MAAVRLIRQAQSGARRYSTGPLKDVVIASAVRTPMGSFRSSLASLRAPELGAVAVKAAVERAGIDPKAVQEVYMGNVVTAGSGQAPTRQVTLFAGLDKSTPCTTINKVCASGMKSVMMASQAIMCGSQEVMVAGGMESMSQVPYYMPRGDTAYGGVKLLDGIVFDGLTDVYNKIHMGNCGENTAKKLGITREQQDEYALESYRRSAEAWKSGAIKEEIVEVTIKGKRGKPDTAVVEDEEYKKVNFEKFKKLATVFQREGGTVTAGNASTLNDGAAACVLMSAAAAAAQGVTPLARVVGFCDAATDPIDFPIAPALATPKLLEMTGVRAEDVALWEVNEAFSVVVLANMKLCDLDPAKVNVHGGAVSLGHPIGMSGARIVVHLAHSLKPGQKGVASICNGGGGASAIMIERLAAPRSARGVPTLTLFTKDFCPLCDVALEVLAPLRAQFHLETVDIEAPGNERWLALYGTEIPVFFFEGQYLMKHRADPHLLALKIEEWHCLQQ
- the LOC123509064 gene encoding acetyl-CoA acetyltransferase, mitochondrial-like isoform X1: MAAVRLIRQAQAVQSGARRYSTGPLKDVVIASAVRTPMGSFRSSLASLRAPELGAVAVKAAVERAGIDPKAVQEVYMGNVVTAGSGQAPTRQVTLFAGLDKSTPCTTINKVCASGMKSVMMASQAIMCGSQEVMVAGGMESMSQVPYYMPRGDTAYGGVKLLDGIVFDGLTDVYNKIHMGNCGENTAKKLGITREQQDEYALESYRRSAEAWKSGAIKEEIVEVTIKGKRGKPDTAVVEDEEYKKVNFEKFKKLATVFQREGGTVTAGNASTLNDGAAACVLMSAAAAAAQGVTPLARVVGFCDAATDPIDFPIAPALATPKLLEMTGVRAEDVALWEVNEAFSVVVLANMKLCDLDPAKVNVHGGAVSLGHPIGMSGARIVVHLAHSLKPGQKGVASICNGGGGASAIMIERLAAPRSARGVPTLTLFTKDFCPLCDVALEVLAPLRAQFHLETVDIEAPGNERWLALYGTEIPVFFFEGQYLMKHRADPHLLALKIEEWHCLQQ